In Spirosoma pollinicola, the genomic window GGACGACCGCTAACACCACCCGCTCCCAGTTGAGCAACAATGGTTGAGTCGGTTGCCAGTCCGTCGCGGCTAATGGTTGTATTGGTAGCAATAACACCCGCAATTCCTGTTTCGGCCACAATGGCAATAATATCGTCGAGCTGCCCATTGGTGAGGTCAGGCGCAATTTTCAGAAGAATAGGTTTGGGAGCTGGTTTCTGCTTGTTCTCCTGTTGCAGCGCGGTTAGTAAATGCATCAGGGGTTCTTTTTCCTGTAAATCGCGCAGGCCGGGGGTATTGGGCGAGCTGACATTAACAACAAAGTAATCGACCGCATCGAACAACTCCCGAAAACTGAGCAGGTAGTCGTTCAGGGCGTTTTCGTTCGGTGTGTCTTTGTTCTTGCCAATATTACCGCCAACGATCACCTTGCGATCACCCCGATTTTTAGCAAAATGCCGAAGCCGTTCAGCCGCAGGACCTGCCCCTTTATTATTGAATCCCATCCGGTTGATGAGCCCGCCATCGGCTTTCAGCCGGAACAGACGCGGACGTGGGTTGCCCGGTTGGGGGCGGGGCGTAACCGTACCAATTTCCACAAAACCAAACCCTAAATCGCTCAGTTCGCTGATTAACTCGGCGTTTTTGTCGAATCCGGCGGCCATGCCTACTGGATTTGGGAACGTCAGGCCAAATACGGTGCGGGCTAAACGGGTATCGTCAACAACATAAAGCTTGCGGCAAATGGCCGATACGCCCGGAATAGATAGCGCGAGTTGTAGTAGACGTGTAACGGTGTGGTGAATTGTTTCGGCGTCGAAACGGAACAGTAAGGGCAGAATAATGTGCTTGTACATACCCGCAAAGATAAGGCAGCGCCGACCGCCCCGGTCGGGTTACCTAAATCTTTTTAATCTAGCGTGAATAATGGAACTAAGCTGATATAAAAGGCCGGTTTTT contains:
- a CDS encoding quinone-dependent dihydroorotate dehydrogenase; translated protein: MYKHIILPLLFRFDAETIHHTVTRLLQLALSIPGVSAICRKLYVVDDTRLARTVFGLTFPNPVGMAAGFDKNAELISELSDLGFGFVEIGTVTPRPQPGNPRPRLFRLKADGGLINRMGFNNKGAGPAAERLRHFAKNRGDRKVIVGGNIGKNKDTPNENALNDYLLSFRELFDAVDYFVVNVSSPNTPGLRDLQEKEPLMHLLTALQQENKQKPAPKPILLKIAPDLTNGQLDDIIAIVAETGIAGVIATNTTISRDGLATDSTIVAQLGAGGVSGRPLRERATEVIRYLHQQSSGAFPIIGVGGIATVDDAKEKLRAGASLVQVYTSFIYEGPGLARRINEGLLSELSA